In the Acanthopagrus latus isolate v.2019 chromosome 23, fAcaLat1.1, whole genome shotgun sequence genome, one interval contains:
- the LOC119013378 gene encoding septin-9-like isoform X5, giving the protein MSEAVLPDVMVPPAVGGLYGEKAGGPVVDFSYVGIDAILEQMRRKAMKQGFELNIMVVGQSGLGKSTLMNTLFKSKVSRKSVLATAQEKIPKTIEIKSISHDIEEKGVRMKLTVIDTPGFGDQINNENCWQPIMKFINDQYEAYLQEEININRKKRIPDSRVHCCIYFIPPTGHCLRPLDVEFMRRLSKVVNIVPVIAKADTLTLEERDFFKKKIREELRANGIDVYPQKEFDEDAEDRMINEKIREMIPFAVVGSDQEYQVNGRRLLGRKTKWGTIEVENIAHCEFAYLRDLLIRTHMQNIKDITSSIHYEMYRVRRLNENNTVVTHANGIPEHHLAAHEM; this is encoded by the exons ATGTCTGAGGCAGTGTTGCCCGATGTCATGGTGCCCCCAGCGGTGGGTGGCCTATATGGAGAGAAGGCCGGTGGCCCTGTGGTGGACTTCAGCTATGTGGGCATAGACGCCATTCTGGAGCAGATGAGGAGAAAGGCCATGAAGCAGGGCTTTGAGCTCAACATTATGGTTGTGG GACAGAGTGGCCTAGGAAAGTCTACTCTGATGAACACGCTGTTTAAGTCTAAAGTCAGCCGTAAGTCAGTGCTGGCCACGGCCCAGGAGAAGATCCCCAAAACGATCGAAATAAAGTCCATCAGTCATG ACATTGAGGAGAAGGGAGTGAGAATGAAGTTGACAGTCATTGACACACCAGGCTTTGGAGACCAGATCAACAATGAGAACTG CTGGCAGCCCATCATGAAGTTCATTAATGACCAGTACGAAGCatacctgcaggaggagataAATATCAACAGGAAGAAAAGGATTCCGGACTCCAGAGTTCACTGCTGCATATACTTCATCCCCCCGACCGGACACTG TCTGCGGCCTCTTGATGTAGAATTCATGAGACGTCTCAGTAAGGTGGTCAACATTGTCCCAGTCATTGCCAAGGCAGACACACTCACCCTGGAGGAGAGGGACTTCTTCAAAAAGAAG ATCAGGGAAGAGCTGCGAGCCAACGGGATTGACGTATACCCCCAGAAAGAATTTGACGAGGATGCTGAGGACAGAATGATCAATGAGAAGATCAGG GAGATGATCCCTTTTGCCGTGGTGGGCAGCGATCAGGAGTACCAGGTCAATGGCAGGAGGCTGCTGGGGAGGAAAACCAAGTGGGGAACCATTGAAG TTGAGAACATAGCCCACTGTGAGTTTGCCTATTTACGGGATCTCCTCATCAG gaccCATATGCAGAACATTAAGGACATCACCAGCAGCATCCACTATGAAATGTATCGCGTGAGGCGCCTCAATGAGAATAACACAGTGGTGACTCATGCCAATGGTATCCCTGAGCATCATCTTGCTGCCCATGAGATGTAG